A genome region from Raphanus sativus cultivar WK10039 unplaced genomic scaffold, ASM80110v3 Scaffold2010, whole genome shotgun sequence includes the following:
- the LOC108847906 gene encoding FBD-associated F-box protein At4g10400-like, with protein MDKISRLPDELLVKILSFLPTKVAVSTSILSKQWDFLWMWLPKLDYSTRKYSESECVRLRCFLNRNLPLHRAPVIESFRLDFLASQFKPMTIRSWLLTAVSRNLLEVEISHAYTEKVLNILPSSLYTCKSLASLKLNGMRTLVDVPRMVSLPCLKNLWLEGVKYKNEDSLQRLISNCPVLEDLFLNGCKGDNMVKFIVIVPSLLRLTVIIPEDIDEFVIDTPSLKYFKIDYCSYKRHHCLIEYMPKLEEAYVEVSSDDIYIERFIKPITSVKRLTLCIEGVYGGDGFVFNQLEHLQLCICNEYNSDEIVVRLLKDSPNLRVLDLFKMECHDTIGLYCWNRPRTVPECILSSLQTFKCSGYLGTLGERDLVIYILKNANHLKTATILFPTVDMKKELTLSSRASNACQLVFD; from the coding sequence ATGGACAAAATCAGTCGACTGCCGGATGAATTATTGGTGAAGATATTATCGTTTCTTCCAACAAAAGTTGCTGTCTCCACTAGCATCTTGTCCAAACAATGGGATTTTCTATGGATGTGGTTACCTAAACTCGACTACAGTACTAGAAAGTATTCAGAGTCCGAATGCGTGAGGTTACGGTGTTTTCTTAACAGAAATCTGCCATTACACAGAGCTCCGGTCATAGAAAGCTTCCGCCTCGATTTTCTTGCTTCACAGTTCAAACCTATGACAATTAGATCATGGCTTCTAACTGCAGTTTCACGCAACCTACTAGAGGTGGAGATTTCTCATGCTTATACTGAGAAGGTGCTGAACATATTGCCGAGTAGCTTGTACACTTGTAAATCACTCGCGTCCTTGAAACTGAATGGAATGAGGACTCTAGTGGATGTTCCTCGTATGGTTTCTCTCCCTTGTCTGAAAAATTTGTGGCTTGAAGGTGTGAAATACAAGAATGAAGATTCTCTTCAGCGCCTTATATCTAATTGCCCTGTTCTTGAAGATCTATTTCTGAACGGATGCAAAGGGGACAATATGGTAAAGTTCATTGTTATCGTCCCCTCGTTGCTACGTTTAACAGTCATTATACCTGAGGATATAGATGAGTTTGTGATAGATACTCCTTCTTTGAAATACTTCAAAATTGACTACTGTAGTTACAAGAGACACCACTGTTTGATTGAGTATATGCCTAAGCTGGAGGAGGCATATGTAGAAGTTAGCTCTGATGATATTTATATTGAGAGGTTTATCAAACCAATCACTTCTGTCAAACGTCTGACATTATGCATAGAGGGTGTGTATGGTGGTGATGGTTTTGTCTTCAACCAGCTTGAACATCTGCAACTATGTATATGCAATGAATATAACTCGGATGAGATTGTTGTCCGGTTGCTCAAAGATTCACCTAACTTACGAGTACTAGACCTATTCAAAATGGAATGTCATGACACTATTGGTTTGTATTGTTGGAATCGACCAAGAACGGTTCCGGAATGTATTTTGTCGAGTCTACAAACTTTCAAGTGCTCAGGATACTTAGGAACACTAGGAGAAAGAGATCTTgtgatttatatattaaaaaacgCTAACCACTTAAAGACTGCAACGATCTTGTTTCCGACGGTTGACATGAAAAAAGAGCTGACTCTTTCTTCTCGAGCTTCTAACGCATGCCAACTTGTATTTGATTGA
- the LOC108847908 gene encoding uridine nucleosidase 1, with protein MEEICNGGISNGDVLGISASSKREKLIIDTDPGIDDSMAIMMAFQTPELEILGLTTVFGNVSTQDATRNALLLCEIAGFPDLPVAEGSSEPLKGGIPRVADFVHGKNGLGDVSVPLPSRNKCDKSAAEFLVEKVSEHPGEVTILALGPLTNLAIAIKRDSSFASKVKKIVILGGAFFALGNVNPAAEANIYGDPEAADVVFTCGADITVVGINITTQLKLTDEDLLALRDSKGKHAKLLSDMCKFYRDWHVKSDGVYGVYLHDPVSFVAVVRPDLFTYKKGVVRVETQGICVGHTLMDQGLKRWNGSNPWVGYSPVSVAWTVDVDGVLEYIKGMLMKP; from the exons ATGGAGGAGATTTGCAACGGTGGGATCTCGAACGGCGACGTTTTGGGTATCTCTGCTTCTTCTAAGCGGGAGAAGCTCATTATCGATACAGACCCAGGAATCG ATGATAGCATGGCGATAATGATGGCGTTTCAAACACCGGAGCTGGAGATATTAGGACTCACCACTGTCTTTGGTAATGTTTCTACACAAGATGCTACTCGCAACGCCTTACTCCTG TGTGAGATTGCTGGCTTCCCTGATCTTCCTGTGGCTGAAGGAAGCTCCGAACCCTTAAAG GGTGGGATTCCACGTGTTGCTGATTTTGTTCACGGTAAAAATGGACTAGGAGATGTCTCTGTTCCTCTTCCTAGTAGAAACAAATGTGACAAAAGTGCAGCTGAGTTTCTAGTTGAGAAGGTCTCTGAGCATCCTGGTGAAGTCACCATTCTCGCCCTCGGACCTCTAACCAACCTTGCAATA GCCATCAAACGAGATAGTTCATTTGCCAGTAAGGTGAAGAAGATTGTTATACTCGGTGGAGCTTTCTTTGCTTTGGGGAATGTCAATCCTGCAGCTGAAGCCAAT ATATATGGTGACCCGGAAGCAGCTGATGTTGTGTTCACTTGTGGTGCTGATATCACTGTTGTTGGGATAAACATCACTACCCAACTTAAACTAACTG ATGAAGACCTCTTAGCCCTGCGTGACTCCAAGGGGAAACACGCCAAGTTATTAAGTGACATGTGCAAGTTCTACAGAGATTGGCACGTCAAATCTGATGGTGTTTACG GAGTTTACCTCCATGACCCGGTCAGCTTTGTGGCTGTAGTTCGGCCTGATCTGTTCACATATAAGAAAGGCGTTGTTCGGGTGGAAACACAAGGAATATGTGTTGGCCACACTCTCATGGATCAAGGCCTCAAGAg ATGGAATGGGAGCAATCCATGGGTGGGATATTCACCAGTATCAGTGGCGTGGACGGTTGATGTGGATGGAGTTTTGGAATATATCAAAGGGATGCTGATGAAGCCATAA